In one window of Microplitis demolitor isolate Queensland-Clemson2020A chromosome 4, iyMicDemo2.1a, whole genome shotgun sequence DNA:
- the LOC103568187 gene encoding dolichyl-diphosphooligosaccharide--protein glycosyltransferase subunit STT3A: MGAFVKVKDLRFSAQKHETLLKLTILSLAAVLSFATRLFSVLRYESVIHEFDPYFNYRTTKYLAEEGFYSFHNWFDDRVWYPLGRIIGGTIYPGLMVTSATLYRLAQMLNIPIDIRNVCVFLAPLFSSFTTIVTYLLTKELKDSSSGLFAACMIAIVPGYISRSVAGSYDNEGIAIFCMLFTYYMWIKAVKTGAIFWSTCAALAYFYMVSSWGGYVFLINLIPLHVLTLMVTGRFSHRIYTAYSILYCIGTILSMQIAFVGFQPVQSSEHMLALGVFGLCQIHAFVDYLRSKLSENDFELLFRGLIASMLTISCVIGGILTITGKISPWTGRFYSLLDPSYAKNHIPIIASVSEHQPTSWSSFYFDLQVLVFLFPAGLYICFSKLTDSNIFLILYGVTSLYFAGVMVRLMLVLAPVMCILGGIGVSSLLLTYMKQLESNKVVEKKSRKFENNYVLRGEVAMLFIAIVGMLFFSYTLHCTWVTAEAYSSPSIVLSARSPDGGRMIFDDFREAYYWLRMNTPEDAKVMSWWDYGYQITAMANRTILVDNNTWNNTHISRVGQAMASSEEKAYQIMRELDVNYVLVIFGGLTGYSSDDINKFLWMVRIGGSTEEGKSITEWDYYNPSGEFRVDKDGSPTLLNCLMYKMCYYRFGQVYTEGGKPSGYDRVRNMEIGNKDFELETLEEAYTTEHWLVRIYKVKDLKNRGY; encoded by the exons atgggGGCCTTTGTGAAAGTTAAGGATTTACGTTTTTCAGCACAAAAACACGagacacttttaaaattaactattttatcaTTAGCTGCTGTTTTAT ctTTTGCGACACGTTTGTTCTCAGTATTGAGATACGAAAGTGTCATCCATGAGTTTGATCCTTACTTCAATTACAGGACGACAAAGTACCTTGCGGAAGAGGGCTTTTATAGTTTTCATAATTGGTTTGATGATCGAGTATGGTATCCACTTGGAAGAATTATCGGAG GGACAATTTACCCAGGATTGATGGTAACATCAGCGACGCTGTACCGTCTTGCCCAAATGTTAAACATCCCAATAGACATTCGTAATGTCTGCGTATTTCTCGCTCCGCTATTCTCGAGCTTCACAACAATAGTAACATATTTACTAACTAAAGAATTGAAAGATTCATCATCTGGATTATTTGCTGCCTGCATGATTGCTATCGTACCAGGATACATATCACGATCTGTAGCCGGATCTTATGACAATGAAGGAATAGCTATATTTTGCATGCTGTTCACTTACTACATGTGGATAAAAGCCGTAAAAACTGGAGCGATATTTTGGTCAACATGTGCAGCCCTCGCTTACTTTTACATGGTCTCGTCCTGGGGTGGTTATGTCTTCCTTATCAATCTTATTCCACTTCACGTACTGACTCTCATGGTCACTGGACGGTTTTCCCACCGAATTTATACCGCGTACAGTATTCTTTATTGTATTGGTACCATTTTGTCAATGCAGATTGCGTTCGTTGGTTTCCAGCCGGTTCAAAGTTCTGAACACATGCTC gcaCTTGGAGTTTTTGGGTTGTGCCAAATCCACGCATTCGTTGATTATTTGCGTAGCAAATTATCTGAAAATgactttgaattattattccGCGGTCTTATTGCTTCAATGTTGACTATCTCTTGTGTAATCGGTGGTATTTTGACAATAACAG gTAAAATTTCACCATGGACGGGTAGATTTTACTCACTTTTAGACCCATCATACGCTAAAAATCATATCCCCATAATCGCATCAGTGTCCGAGCATCAGCCGACGTCATGGAGTTCATTTTACTTCGATCTCCAAGTACTCGTATTTCTGTTCCCAGCtggtttatatatttgtttttcaaaactCACAGACTCAAACATATTTCTTATACTCTATGGTGTAACTAGTCTCTATTTCGCGGGTGTTATGGTCCGTTTGATGCTGGTACTTGCTCCTGTGATGTGTATCTTAGGTGGAATCGGTGTATCATCGTTACTATTAACGTACATGAAGCAGCTTGAAAGTAATAAAGTAGTTGAGAAAAAATCACGcaagtttgaaaataattatgtactGCGAGGAGAAGTAGCGATGTTATTTATTGCGATAGTAGGAATGCTATTTTTCTCATACACATTACACTGCACGTGGGTCACCGCTGAAGCCTACAGTTCACCGAGTATCGTTTTATCAGCACGATCTCCAGACGGTGGGCGCATGATCTTCGATGATTTCCGGGAGGCTTACTACTGGTTACGTATGAATACACCAGAAGACGCTAAAGTTATGTCATGGTGGGATTACGGCTATCAGATAACTGCAATGGCTAATCGGACTATTTTAGTTGACAATAATACGTGGAATAATACTCACATATCGCGTGTTGGTCAAGCGATGGCTAGTTCTGAAGAGAAGGCGTATCAAATTATGCGCGAACTAGATGTTAATTATGTACTTGTCATTTTTGGCGGACTAACGGGATACTCGTCTGATG ATATTAACAAGTTCTTGTGGATGGTCCGCATTGGTGGCAGTACCGAGGAAGGAAAATCGATTACCGAGTGGGATTATTATAATCCTTCAGGTGAATTCAGAGTTGACAAAGATGGATCGCCGACTTTACTTAACTGCTTGATGTACAAGATGTGTTATTATCGTTTTGGACAAGTTTATACTGAAGgag GTAAACCATCCGGGTACGACAGGGTCAGAAATATGGAAATCGGAAACAAAGACTTTGAGTTAGAAACATTAGAAGAGGCCTACACAACAGAGCACTGGCTCGTGCGCATTTACAAAGTTAAAGACTTAAAGAATAGAGGATATTAG
- the LOC103568189 gene encoding uncharacterized protein LOC103568189: MVSRRKILSRSRDNLADSQYDDQEEEDVWYNLDKLYKDHIQEVLDKWNQIDDEIWAKVIVFERNRRVAKAYARAPVLTVNGSNDGFDGFRIGLCGFDNPMRDPKTEEAKRHINQGVKIKMDDQGNILIKRLCKSNVYIKTTHPEDNAVGAEILRNSQGALEHEKPGKIFDMNKYQTNLSRETRRAYPDRKRLEKQCLSAIVFVRTEPDLLQCPVWVLIVNVVGLDMLKSKLPPILALQRPVDIKNRPRIPIPDEDPYSVAGVASSSGPGESRDAVRDPRHEQIYGQSSGYHPRRAEKPPKLPPRENLYGQSIPKPDYDDIEDDYGSNVVRPLIVTEDAKKNKKNDSKKYDDPYYCGLRARVPNFVKMAKNSQVKILPAYGTGRPQPAPASAYVGYNSSQSQSSHIYASHAQNKRPPIMYHARSFESGLDSDDRIDSPYNHIYGRLPIPTRGVIPPTPRGMYIGEWD, from the exons ATGGTGTCGAGGCGAAAAATTCTCTCTCGCTCGCGGGACAACCTCGCTGATTCCCAGTACGATGATCAGGAAGAGGAGGACGTTTGGTATAATTTAGATAAGTTGTACAAG GATCACATACAAGAAGTCCTGGACAAGTGGAACCAGATAGACGACGAAATATGGGCTAAAGTAATTGTCTTCGAAAGAAACAGACGAGTAGCAAAAGCCTATGCAAGAGCACCCGTTCTCACGGTCAACGGCTCCAACGACGGCTTCGACGGttttag GATAGGCCTCTGCGGCTTCGACAATCCCATGAGGGATCCTAAGACAGAAGAGGCCAAGAGACACATAAACCagggggtaaaaataaaaatggacgATCAGGGAAATATCCTTATCAAGAGACTGTGCAAAAGCAACGTTTACATAAAGACTACACACCCCGAAGACAATGCCGTGGGCGCGGAGATACTAAGAAATTCTCAAGGCGCACTGGAGCATGAAAAGcctggaaaaatatttgatatgaACAAATATCAGACAAATTTGTCACGTGAAACAAGACGCGCGTATCCAGATCGTAAAAGACTTGAAAAACAGTGTCTCAGTGCGATTGTATTCGTCAGAACTGAACCTGATTTACTGCAGTGTCCTGTTTGGGTTTTGATTGTCAATGTTGTTGGTCTGGATATGCTCAAGTCTAAATTACCCCcaa tACTAGCACTGCAGAGGCCCGTGGACATAAAGAACCGCCCGAGAATCCCAATACCTGATGAAGATCCTTACAGTGTCGCTGGCGTGGCATCATCTTCTGGACCAGGAGAATCACGGGACGCCGTCAGAGATCCACGACACGAACAAATTTACGGTCAGTCATCGGGTTATCATCCGCGACGTGCTGAAAAACCGCCGAAACTTCCTCCACGTGAGAATCTCTACGGCCAAAGCATTCCTAag CCTGACTATGACGACATTGAAGACGATTACGGCAGCAATGTTGTCAGACCGCTGATAGTTACCGAggatgctaaaaaaaataaaaagaacgaCAGTAAAAAGTACGACGATCCTTATTACTGTGGTTTGAGAGCACGTGTaccaaattttgttaaaatggCTAAAAACAGCCAAGTAAAAATACTTCCGGCTTATGGAACAGGCAGACCGCAACCGGCACCAGCCTCTGCGTACGTCGGTTACAACAGTAGTCAGTCACAGTCCTCACATATTTATGCGAGTCACGCACAAAACAAACGACCACCTATTATGTATCACGCCCGAAGCTTCGAGAGTGGCTTAG ACTCAGacgatcgaatagactcgccTTATAATCACATTTACGGACGTTTACCCATTCCAACACGCGGTGTTATACCACCAACACCCCGCGGTATGTACATCGGCGAGtgggattaa